In the genome of Entelurus aequoreus isolate RoL-2023_Sb linkage group LG08, RoL_Eaeq_v1.1, whole genome shotgun sequence, one region contains:
- the pdap1a gene encoding pdgfa associated protein 1a, translating to MPRGGKKGHKGRGKQFSNPEEIDRQMKAQRELEENGGVEKEVASNSEESSSDEESESRKRSGVEGIIEIENPNRVSQKSKKVAEVDVDAPQELSRREREEIEKQKSKERYRKLHMEGKTEQARADLARLAIIKKQREDAAKKRDELKKEKETEEAKAKR from the exons ATGCCGAGAGGTG GGAAAAAGGGCCACAAGGGCAGAGGGAAGCAATTCAGCAATCCTGAGGAGATTGACCGTCAGATGAAAGCACAGCGAGAGCTG GAGGAAAATGGTGGTGTTGAGAAAGAGGTTGCTTCCAACTCAGAGGAGAGTAGCAGTGATGAGGAGTCCGAG TCTAGGAAGAGGAGCGGTGTGGAGGGAATCATAGAAATTGAGAACCCCAACCGTGTGTCTCAGAAAAGCAAGAAAGTGGCCGAAGTAGATGTTGATGCACCTCAAGAGCTGTCTCGCAGAGAAAG GGAGGAGATCGAGAAGCAGAAATCTAAGGAACGCTACAGGAAGCTTCACATGGAGGGGAAGACGGAGCAGGCCAGGGCCGACTTGGCAAGACTTGCTATCATCAAAAAGCAGAGGGAGGACGCTGCTAAGAAAAGAGATGAACTCAAGAAAG aaaAAGAGACAGAAGAGGCCAAAGCAAAACGCTAG
- the cby1 gene encoding protein chibby homolog 1, with product MSLKLPLNFGNLFSPKKIPPRKSASLSSLHTLDRSTREMELGLQYGPPVMNIGGQTLKFEDGQWITDSGGNVSVKEVERLKKRNIQLEEENNILKLKIEILLDMLTESTVEYHLKEKEVEGITSVH from the exons ATGTCACTGAAGCTCCCGCTTAATTTTGGGAACTTATTCAGTCCGAAGAAGATCCCTCCAAGAAAATCTGCATCGTTATCAAGCCTTCATACA TTAGATCGTTCCACACGGGAAATGGAGCTTGGCCTTCAATATGGACCGCCTGTGATGAACATTGGGGGACAGACTTTAAAATTTGAAGATGGCCAGTGGATAACAG ACTCCGGTGGAAATGTATCCGTAAAGGAAGTTGAGCGGCTCAAGAAAAGAAACATACAGCTGGAGGAAGAAAACAATATTCTGAAATTAAAGATTGAAATTCTTCTTGACATG CTGACAGAGTCCACAGTGGAGTACCACCTAAAAGAGAAAGAAGTGGAGGGGATCACGTCCGTGCATTGA